One Mycolicibacterium parafortuitum DNA segment encodes these proteins:
- a CDS encoding TetR/AcrR family transcriptional regulator, producing the protein MRSADDLTATARIRDAAIELFGRDGFSVSVRAIAAAADVSPGLVIHHFGSKEGLRKACDNFIAETVLASKQESITSSDPATWFAAMAEIEEYAPIMAYLVRSMQNGGELSKMLWRTMIENTELYIEEGVRAGTIKPSADPKARARFLALAGGGGFLLYLQLHESTDLKVVLHDYAEQMILPALELYTQGLMADSTMYDAFAAQRARGVPFTATPGADNG; encoded by the coding sequence ATGCGTTCAGCCGATGATCTGACCGCCACGGCGCGGATCCGCGACGCTGCGATAGAGCTGTTCGGCCGCGACGGCTTCTCGGTCAGCGTGCGCGCGATCGCCGCCGCCGCGGACGTCAGCCCCGGGCTGGTGATCCACCACTTCGGCTCCAAGGAGGGGTTGCGCAAGGCGTGCGACAACTTCATCGCCGAAACCGTGCTGGCGAGCAAACAGGAGTCGATCACGAGCTCGGACCCCGCGACGTGGTTCGCGGCGATGGCCGAGATCGAGGAGTACGCGCCGATTATGGCGTACCTGGTACGCAGCATGCAGAACGGCGGAGAGCTGTCGAAGATGCTGTGGCGCACGATGATCGAGAACACCGAGCTGTACATCGAGGAGGGCGTGCGGGCCGGCACGATCAAGCCGAGTGCGGATCCGAAGGCGAGGGCTCGCTTCCTCGCGCTGGCCGGGGGCGGCGGTTTCCTGCTCTATCTGCAGCTGCACGAGAGCACAGACCTGAAGGTCGTGCTCCACGACTACGCCGAGCAGATGATCCTGCCCGCGCTCGAGCTCTACACCCAGGGATTGATGGCGGACTCGACGATGTACGACGCGTTCGCCGCGCAACGCGCGCGAGGGGTTCCGTTCACCGCGACACCCGGAGCGGACAATGGCTGA
- a CDS encoding O-methyltransferase, with protein sequence MANTDEPGANSGEPSARARQAEAIVNHAEHSISEDSIVAAARERAVDIGAGAVTPAVGALLCVLAKLTRARAVVEVGTGAGVSGLWLLSGMREDGVLTTIDVEPEHQRIAKQAFTEAGVGPGRTRLISGRAQEVLTRLADESYDLVFIDAEPADQPQFVVEGVRLLRPGGAIVVHRAALGGRAGDASAKDNEVAAVREAARLIAEDERLTPVLIPLGDGLLAAARD encoded by the coding sequence ATGGCCAACACCGACGAGCCTGGAGCGAACTCCGGCGAACCCTCCGCGCGGGCACGTCAGGCCGAAGCGATCGTCAACCACGCCGAACACTCGATCTCCGAGGACTCCATCGTCGCGGCCGCCCGGGAGCGTGCGGTCGACATCGGCGCAGGCGCGGTGACCCCCGCGGTCGGCGCCTTGCTGTGCGTGCTGGCCAAGCTGACCCGGGCGCGTGCCGTGGTCGAGGTCGGCACCGGCGCCGGGGTCAGCGGCCTGTGGCTGCTCTCGGGCATGCGCGAGGACGGCGTGCTGACCACGATCGACGTCGAACCCGAACACCAGCGCATCGCCAAGCAGGCGTTCACCGAGGCCGGCGTCGGTCCCGGCCGGACCCGGCTGATCAGCGGACGGGCCCAGGAAGTGCTGACCCGACTCGCCGACGAGTCCTACGACCTGGTCTTCATCGACGCCGAGCCCGCCGATCAGCCCCAGTTCGTCGTCGAAGGGGTCCGACTGCTGCGTCCGGGCGGTGCGATCGTCGTGCACCGGGCGGCCCTCGGCGGACGCGCAGGCGATGCGTCGGCGAAGGACAACGAGGTGGCCGCGGTACGCGAGGCCGCGCGCCTGATCGCCGAGGACGAGCGGCTCACGCCGGTGCTGATCCCGCTCGGCGACGGTCTGCTGGCCGCCGCGCGCGACTGA
- the sigE gene encoding RNA polymerase sigma factor SigE, whose product MTHGASSARIDSVQPGNNRATPRVSDLEGSPTGGRLNERHFDLEDATTIINGPVSTAPASAPAPAPVSPAPVSMAHLEQFTEAEWVEPSEELTGTAVFDATGDKAAMPSWDELVRQHADRVYRLAYRLSGNQHDAEDLTQETFIRVFRSVQNYQPGTFEGWLHRITTNLFLDMVRRRGRIRMEALPEDYDRVPADEPNPEQIYHDSRLGADLQAALDSLAPEFRAAVVLCDIEGLSYEEIGATLGVKLGTVRSRIHRGRQAIREYLSRHADAGAGDMVTSA is encoded by the coding sequence ATGACACACGGCGCATCCAGCGCACGTATCGACTCCGTGCAGCCGGGGAACAACCGGGCGACGCCTCGCGTTTCCGATCTTGAAGGGTCGCCGACCGGCGGCCGACTGAATGAGCGCCACTTCGATCTGGAGGATGCGACGACCATCATCAACGGCCCCGTGTCCACTGCGCCGGCGAGCGCGCCGGCTCCGGCTCCTGTTTCTCCGGCTCCTGTCTCGATGGCCCATCTCGAGCAGTTCACCGAAGCCGAATGGGTCGAACCATCCGAGGAGTTGACCGGCACCGCGGTATTCGACGCGACCGGGGACAAGGCCGCGATGCCGAGCTGGGACGAACTCGTCCGTCAGCACGCCGACCGGGTGTACCGCCTGGCCTACCGGCTGTCCGGTAATCAGCACGACGCCGAGGACCTGACCCAGGAGACGTTCATCCGGGTGTTCCGCTCGGTGCAGAACTACCAGCCGGGCACTTTCGAAGGCTGGCTGCACCGCATCACGACCAACCTGTTCCTGGACATGGTGCGCCGTCGCGGGCGCATCCGGATGGAAGCGCTGCCCGAGGACTACGACCGGGTGCCGGCCGACGAGCCGAACCCGGAGCAGATCTACCACGACTCCCGGCTCGGGGCCGATCTGCAGGCGGCGCTCGATTCGCTCGCGCCCGAGTTCCGCGCCGCGGTGGTGCTGTGCGACATCGAAGGCCTGTCCTACGAGGAGATCGGCGCGACGCTCGGCGTGAAGCTCGGTACGGTGCGCAGCCGCATCCACCGCGGCCGCCAGGCGATCCGCGAGTACCTGTCCCGTCACGCCGACGCCGGCGCCGGGGACATGGTCACATCTGCATGA